The genomic window CGGTCCGCAAAATAACACTAAAAAACTAAGGTCTCCCCTCCTGAAGAACTACTTTTTTCACGCATACGCAAAGTTTACGTATCTTCCTCTGTTGATAGATAAAGTGAAGGGAACAAGGGTTTGGTGTTACACGGGGTTATGTACACGCTAGACAGCGCGAGGTGAACACCTTGAGCAGAACGGAGAGGTGGTCTGCTCAGTCCACAAAACACACATGCTAGCTAGCCATGAAGATGTGTTGCAGACCGGTGCCTTCAGCTAAATCCGGCAGATCTCAAAGTATGGGATCCTAAGTTAGGTGTCTTGGAATGAGGGTAACGGAGACATATGGATCTTACCCGGGTttgggctctccgaggagataattcCTATGGCATGCTTGTGTTTTGCGTTGGAGTAAGTACATGGTACGTGTATCTACCAAGAGATTTGTAATGTGTGTTTTACAAGCCAGACCCCTTGGTTTATATAGGtatagggtgggggggggggggtcctagaGTTACAATATTCTAGTCGACTATCTACTGGGAGGCAGAGTCCTCCACGAATCCAGCATCTTGTCGAGTATGTCAAGTCTTCTGAAACCTTTCGATTATACGCCATTCACCGTCCAATGCGGCCCAGGTCGGGACCGACAAGGGGTTCCCCAGTCCAGCCCACCAAGCCGGGAGTTGACATGGTGAGAGGCCCCTTAGCCGAGACACTGTCTTACTTGCCTCACGTGAATCCCATCTAGATAGCTAGCTTCATGTGACACCCCATACGATTACCATCGGGATCTTAAATCGAGAGGGCGAGGCGGGTGAGTAGGGGTGACGATGTGGTGATGAACGGAGGCGATGGATTGGGCTTCAAATCCGGCTGGAAAGGTATGAAGGGGATCTGAGTGGGTGAGTCGAGGGTTGTATCGGGCGACAGAGAGGAGACTGGGTGGAGGAACCAATCAGAGACTAGGCGGATCGACTTAGGAGCCAGGAGGGAGCAAAGAAAGGGAGggcgaagaagaaaggaaaaaggtgATCGACATCCCGCCAGTCGCTGACAATAGTCATATGTCTTCATTGAAGCCTTCACCATCTCAAGATCTCAATGATTTCTTGTGATCACCAAAAAAACACCCAACACCACGGGCCCACGCCACGTCATCAAGACACCACCGCTACCATCAATGTCACCACCATCGCTGTTGTCGTCGGCGCCGCCATTGTCGTCGCCATCGTAGTTGTTGTCGCTGCCACCGCCACAACCACCTCGCATAGTCGCACTCGGTTCTTCGCCGTGGTCTTGAGTGAGATAGATGATCCATATGTCATGTCACACATTGGGGATGTTTTTTCTAGGGGCTGCAAGAAAAGGCCATTTGAAATCCAAATTTTTTACGAAAATGCTAAAGATATGACGTCAGATTTTAGGCATGACAAATCAAACATTTTTCATGACAATTTATACTGACGCGAGTCTGGCACACAAATGAACTGAAGTGGATTCGCTAACTAAACTGACGTTCGATTTGTCATGAAATAATGTTCGTTTTGACATGCCTAAAAATCTGACGTTCGCTGGATATTCGGATTCAAAATTTATTACTGACCTGGTGAGACGTTTCAAAAAAAGAGCCCTGGTGAGATTTACTACCAAGGACTCGATCTTTGATGCCGGTTGGTACGGCTCCACGGTTCGCTGCCGTGCCACAGACCCACACTGACCGGACGAATTGCCCCGTCGTCTCTTGGTATAGCAACGGCATCCCCAGAGAGAACAAGACCGACCGAATCGCGATGGAGGCCTGGGTCCGCGCCGTCGTGGAGGCCATCCACTCGTCTCGAGCCCAAGCCGTCATCTATCTCGCCGGCGGCGCCTCCCAGGTACCGCCCTCTTCCTCTGCTCCCCCGCGGCAGCTCTACTGTAAATTTGTACTCGCCAGATTCCAACCGTTCGACAACCTCGACCGCCGCAGGCGCTCGGCTGGCTCCTGTCCGTGCCCGGCGCTTCTGGCAGCGTCCTCGAGGTCGTCGTGCCCTACTCCAGGGCCTCCATGGCGCAGCTGCTCGGCAAGGTAAACGCACCCGCATACTCTCGAACTCGAACTCCTTCGGACTTTGCTAGGCACTCATCAGACTGACTGACTGACCATGCTTTGGTTTCCAGTTGCCCCTGCAATTCACAAGCAAGCAGGCCGCAGAGGACATGGCACTGGCCGCGTTCAACCGTGCCCTGAAGCTTTCTGGACCAGGTCTCTGCCTCTTAACTTCAGAACGCTGGATCTGTAGATCATTCTGCACATGAGCTTACAGTTTGCACACAACATAATCTGTGTTTGCTATGAGTTTAAGTAATTGGGTGAGAATACTCGCAGGTCTACAAGTAATGGGTGTTGGATTTACTGGGTCGCTCGCTAGCTCACGCCCAAAACATGGTGACCACAGGTATTGCCTCGCTAACTCCCCTTTACAGTAGCAATAATTTGAGGAAGAAGGAAACCACCAAAGCTTTTAAAGTTATCCCTTGAGTGGTTCTACTTTTAGGTAATGTTTACAGTACCTcatctcaaaaaaataaaaatgtttACAGTACCTAACCCAAAGCTTATCAGTCATTAGAGTTAGTTTTTTTTTGCGAGAAGTTATTAGATTTAGTTAGTTAACCGAGTACAAGTTTAAAACATTAAGTGCTCATCAAATTAGGGAAGTGATTATACTAGCATGTCGACATAACATGTGATATAATCATACATAAGCTAACCTGTTATTGAGACGAACGAACTTCTTGCTTACAATTTTTTTAATGTGCCTATGTCATTTAGAGCTTTCTTTCTCTAGTTTCTATGGCATAGGAGCCTGCATACATGATGTTTACACAAAATTCCCAGCTTTTGGGGTGGCAGGGCATCTAAGTTTGTTAAGTCTGCGTCTTTCTGCACTATATGATATTTGAAACTCATGTTCAAATAGGTTTTATGTGTCAACGCGCACACAAAATTGCCTCAGGACATCACATGTAACATTGTCGAAGGTACTACCAAAACTCTTTACTCTTAACAAAGCATTTCTCCTGGAGTCAATGTCATGATTATGCTTTGTTTCTGGGCAATTTTTGCATCCTGGCATTTACAGTACTTTTTTGAGACTATAGCATTTTTGTGTAGGGTTTACGGAGCAGAGAGGAAGAAGACAAGGTCTCAAGCTGTTTTGTGCTTAAGGTTTGTTATATATACTAGTTCTCACTGGTAACAGTTGATTGGGCATCAGATTAGCGAATAGGAGCAACCAATCCTGAGAGTGTGATCATCGTGTCAGGACTAACAGTACTTTTCCTTAAACGATATTCCCAGTTAGCTCTCCCTTATAAAAATCTACTGCTCTCCAGGCAATTGCAGATGCATGCAGAGTTTCTGCAACCATTCAGTCAGACGTTCAAGAACCTGAAATTCCAAAAGAAAGTGTGGAACAATTTGATGAAGACCAAGAGCTCCAGCAAGTTATTGATGGTCAAGTCTGCATGAAAGTTTACCACTTTGCTGGTATACCCGGACACTCAAAATTGCTCTCTTTTTCGTACTAGAATTGTTTCATTTTCATTCTTAATCATATTATTATTCGTCATTTGTAGATCCAACGGAAAAGAACTTCGACAGGAAACTAATTCTACCTGGTTCATTCAATCCCTTGCATGATGGCCACCTTAGGTTGTTAGAAGTTGCATCAAGGTGAGATGTAATCAAATCAAACATTTGCACAGCTGGATTATGTCATTCTAAAAATTAGCAAGGCGAAATATATTAAAATTATACAAAGTAATGTGGTTAAAATTTTCTCTGCTAAATTGGAAGGTGAGATAAAATGAAATTAACTATTTGTACAATTGAATTTTGTCATCCTAAAATTTATCAaggtaaaaatatataaaaatgggTGCGGAGTAATGTGGTGTAAAATGTACTCTGTTAAGCTGGAGTGTTTTTTTACATCGATGACTTAATGGAAAACTGATAATGTAATAGCATTTCAATATAGCTGTTTGTGTAGCAAATATCTACATCGTTTTATTAAAACCTTTCGCTTGTTGAAGATCACAAACAGTAAAAAAAATTTCATGAATGCCCTCTTGCAGCATGTGTGATGATGGGTTTCCGTGCTTTGAGATATCAGCAATAAATGCCGACAAACCCCCCCTGTCTATTGCAGAAATTAAGCACCGTGTTGAGCAATTCAGAAAAGCAGGTATGCATATGACTAACTGCTGTAGTGCAAAGTACTACAGTCATACTTGGATTTTCTTTCGAACTATTTATCACGCGGCCTGCTATTTTGCTATATTCCTAGTGCTCTTATTTGATTACTATGAATCTAATGAATGTGCTTTAGTTTGATTTTACAGAGATATATAATTTTGCATTCACTCATATGTAGTCATCTTTGCTGATATATCGTTTAACAGTGATTCTGGGACCCAGATGTGTCCAGACATGTTTCTTACTCTGTTTCACCAATCACCATCTACTACCTCTGTTCCTTTGGCTTTGTGTGGCAAGATAAAACTATGTTTGTCTGCAAGGGAAAACTCATCCAATTAATGAGTGATTATGGGAGTCTTTGATTCTTTCTGATGCAGGGAAGAATGTGATCATATCTAACCAACCATACTTTTATAAGAAAGCAGAACTTTTCCCAGGCAGTGCTTTTATAATTGGTGCAGACACTGCAGCTAGGCTTGTAAATGTAAGTTTGCTGGAGCTGACCGTAAATCACAGAGCAGTTAGTTTGTTTTCTGAGATTAGCTTAACAACTGTTCCCTTTTTCATTAGATATAATTAATAATCAAATGCTTTGTGGCATTCTTCTAAATGAAAAGGCAGTGCTCCTGCCGGTTCCTCAGATTTTTTGTATACATAATTAATAATGAAATGCTTTGTGGCATTCTTTTTGTTTCTTATCAGCTTAATGCTTACTTCTGAATATGAAGTGTGATATGCCATTTAGTCATGTGAAAGAAAAACTCAGCGTCTACTGACATGGTTATAAGTGAAAAAAAAACTGCTCAACTCAGCATTTACAGTATTGAGCTGTGTTAAGCCCAGATTGCATTTCTGCATTGGTTTCTACGAATGGACACACCCCTACCAAACATGTTAGTAAAATGATATATCCAATTCCAAAAGGAAGCCTTTTCCTACGCAAGCAAATCTTTTCAGCTAGGCACCTAGCATCACTGCAGCATTTAGTATAATTGTAAAAAGTGAAATTTCATGTGCAGCTGATTTAGATGCCATTATTGTAAGTTATAAACATAAAATGATTTGTTATTCAGGATATATTTGGCTGAGTCATATAATTCTCGAATTCAGTTATTGAATGCTATCTTAGAATGGATGTTCGACAATTGAGTGTTTTATTTTTCAAACTAAATGAAGTTTACTCATGGCAGCCTAAGTATTATGGAGGTGACTACAACAGAATGCTGGAGATTCTTCTTGAATGTAAAAGCACTGGCACAACATTTCTGGTTGGTGGTCGAGAGATTGAAGGAGTATTCAAGGTATGAAATGGCCTTGATGTTTTGTTTTACATGCACTGAAATTCTTTGTCTGCTCACGTACTTCACTATTTGTTTTGAAGGTCCTTGAAGAATTAAATATTCCAACAGAGTTGAAGGACATGTTTATCTCTATACCAGAGGAGAAGTTCCGCATAGACATTTCATCTACTGAATTAAGAAAAAAACAAGGGCTCTGACGTCTCGAACACTTGGTCCTATCCTACACCAGATTCAAGATGTTTGTCTCTCGGGCGAAGCTTTGCAAATAGTCATGGCAGTGTTTGATTTCATAGTTTTGCCATGCAAATAATAACTGTTATGTTTGTATTAGTAAAAGCAAAAACACATTCCATTAGTACTACAGATGTCAGAAGGCGAtgatagcccagtttttttttctTGAAAGCCATGTAATCTTTCTGTTTGTCTTTTTGGGTATGCTGTTATTGGACACTTCATGTGTCATACATGTACAGACTCATCGGTGTCACAGTGGATACTGTTTTTGAGATTATAGCATCAGAGGTATTCTCACATAGATTGCTTCGCTGATGGAGTATGCTTGTATACATTAATAGGTACCGTACATCTGGATGCTAGCAGTCAGGTCTGAACTCAACTGGTGTTTCATCAACTTCGCTTATCTGGGACTTGGTTTGTGCAATCATATTTTCTTATAGCAGGTTCATTTTTCTTGAAATCTACTCCAGTATCTTGGTAGGAATTATTATTATGTCCTGACAGCTTCAT from Triticum aestivum cultivar Chinese Spring chromosome 3B, IWGSC CS RefSeq v2.1, whole genome shotgun sequence includes these protein-coding regions:
- the LOC123070521 gene encoding uncharacterized protein, whose amino-acid sequence is MPVGTAPRFAAVPQTHTDRTNCPVVSWYSNGIPRENKTDRIAMEAWVRAVVEAIHSSRAQAVIYLAGGASQALGWLLSVPGASGSVLEVVVPYSRASMAQLLGKLPLQFTSKQAAEDMALAAFNRALKLSGPGLQVMGVGFTGSLASSRPKHGDHRFYVSTRTQNCLRTSHVTLSKGLRSREEEDKVSSCFVLKAIADACRVSATIQSDVQEPEIPKESVEQFDEDQELQQVIDGQVCMKVYHFADPTEKNFDRKLILPGSFNPLHDGHLRLLEVASSMCDDGFPCFEISAINADKPPLSIAEIKHRVEQFRKAGKNVIISNQPYFYKKAELFPGSAFIIGADTAARLVNPKYYGGDYNRMLEILLECKSTGTTFLVGGREIEGVFKVLEELNIPTELKDMFISIPEEKFRIDISSTELRKKQGL